The proteins below are encoded in one region of Vanessa tameamea isolate UH-Manoa-2023 chromosome Z, ilVanTame1 primary haplotype, whole genome shotgun sequence:
- the LOC113402830 gene encoding proton-coupled amino acid transporter-like protein pathetic gives MVNEANGSLPPPQEMESFLPQDEKKEQIVTKTYNLTKEKDAESGDFDPFAERNLENPTSNMDTLTHLLKASLGTGILAMPKAFKCAGLISGIFFTILVAVVCTHCSYVLIKCAHVLYKKTRKSTMSFPEVAEAALDNGPVGLRKWANAFRIFILVSLFLTYFGTCSVYTVIIAKNIMQVVLHYMEDQKEVLGIRIFIIILLVPLIFMVWIKNLKYLAPVSMVANLFMGLGLGITFYFLVGTGGLDFKKVESVKPPSEWPEFFSLTIFAMEAIGVVMPLENSMKTPRSMLGFCGVLNKGMSGVTLVYILLGFLGYLRYGDAVEDSITLNLEPQPGDPQIYEVLAQIVKIAIAIAVYCTFGLQFFVCIEIMWNSIKDKFTKRPELADYITRTIMVTVSVLLAVAVPTIGPFMGVIGAFCFSILGLIAPAFIEIITYWDIGFGPYKFLIWKNVIVLTFGLFALIFGTKDAIISIINVYSA, from the exons ATGGTTAAC GAAGCCAATGGGAGTTTACCTCCGCCACAGGAGATGGAATCTTTTCTACCTCAAGATGAAAAAAAGGAACAGATAGTCACCAAGAC ATACAATTTAACCAAAGAAAAAGATGCGGAATCCGGAGATTTTGATCCTTTCGCAGAAAGAAACTTGGAAAATCCTACttc aaaCATGGACACCCTGACACATTTGTTGAAGGCTTCTCTAGGCACGGGAATTCTTGCTATGCCTAAAGCTTTCAAATGCGCGGGCTTAATATCTGGCATCTTCTTTACGATCTTGGTCGCAGTTGTTTGCACACATTGTTCATATGTCCTC ATAAAATGCGCTCACGTTCTTTATAAGAAGACGCGAAAATCGACTATGAGCTTCCCAGAAGTTGCAGAAGCAGCCCTCGATAACGGGCCCGTAGGACTCAGAAAATGGGCAAATGCATTCAG AATCTTCATCCTCGTAAGCCTGTTTTTGACGTACTTCGGTACTTGCTCTGTGTATACAGTCATCATTGCTAAAAATATAATGCAG GTTGTACTCCACTACATGGAAGATCAAAAAGAAGTCCTTGGAatacgaatatttataattatacttcttGTACCTCTCATTTTCATGGTTTGGATCAAAAATCTGAAGTACTTGGCACCGGTTTCGATGGTAGCAAATCTGTTCATGGGTCTAGGTCTCGGAATAACATTCTACTTCCTCGTTGGAACCGGTGGACTCGATTTTAAAAAGGTTGAGTCTGTAAAACCACCAAGTGAATGGCCGGAATTCTTCTCATTGACGATATTTGCTATGGAAGCCATCGGTGTAGTTATGCCTTTAGAAAACTCAATGAAAACACCGCGTTCTATGCTTGGTTTTTGTGGAGTACTTAATAAGGGAATGTCAGGCGTAACTCTTGTCTATATTCTCCTCGGATTCCTTGGATATCTGCGCTACGGAGATGCCGTTGAGGATTCCATTACTCTGAACTTAGAGCCTCAACCAGGAGATCCACAGATTTATGAAGT gTTGGCTCAAATCGTTAAAATAGCCATTGCCATTGCAGTCTACTGCACATTTGGTCTCCAATTCTTCGTCTGCATTGAAATCATGTGGAACAGCATCAAGGACAAGTTTACCAAAAGACCTGAACTCGCTGATTATATCACTCGTACTATAATGGTTACAGTTAGTGTATTACTCGCAGTAGCTGTACCAACTATTGGGCCTTTCATGGGTGTCATCGGCGCGTTCTGTTTCTCCATTTTAGGGCTAATTGCTCCGGCATTCAtcgaaattattacatattggGATATCGGTTTCGGACCTTACAAGTTTCTTATTtggaaaaatgtaattgttcttACTTTTGGTCTATTTGCACTTATTTTCGGTACCAAAGACGccataataagtataataaatgtttatagcgCGTAG